One stretch of Centroberyx gerrardi isolate f3 chromosome 13, fCenGer3.hap1.cur.20231027, whole genome shotgun sequence DNA includes these proteins:
- the LOC139918210 gene encoding collagen alpha-2(IV) chain-like: protein MSCVFLQVPKVSLVIPLLNPYRRPPLDSQVHVVTQELKVSAVMWVLLGFQALEGPVGSRGTPGMPGPPGHNGPVGDPGDVGQRGFIGPQGSPGQSGEPGEPGGRETSGSGFLLVVHSQSVEVPQCPVGGNQLWVGYSLVYLEGQEKAHTQDLGQAGSCLPVFSAMPFSYCNTGACHYSSRNDKSYWLSTTAPVPMMPLSGREISSHISRCVVCEMSSPAVAVHSQDHTAPTCPPGWRSLWTGYSFLLHTGAGDEGGGQSLTSSGSCLKDFRAHPFIECQGARGTCHYFANLYSFWLTAVNPRDQFVVPEPGTIKAAEKQRQKASQCHVCTRER from the exons ATGAGTTGTGTCTTTCTCCAGGTGCCAAAGGTCTCCCTGGTGATTCCATTGTTGAACCCTTACCGCCGACCGCCCTTGGACTCCCAGGTCCACGTGGTCACCCAGGAGCTGAAGGTTTCCGCGGTGATGTGGGTCCTCCTGGGATTCCAGGCCCTAGAG GGTCCTGTGGGGTCTCGGGGCACCCCAGGGATGCCAGGTCCTCCTGGTCATAATGGTCCTGTTGGAGACCCAGGAGATGTTGGTCAACGAGGATTTATTGGACCTCAAG gtTCTCCAGGTCAATCAGGTGAGCCAGGTGAGCCAGGCGGACGAGAGACCTCGGGCTCGGGCTTCCTGCTGGTTGTCCACAGCCAGTCAGTGGAGGTGCCACAGTGTCCTGTGGGCGGCAATCAGCTTTGGGTGGGCTACAGTCTGGTCTACCTGGAGGGGCAGGAGAAGGCTCACACACAAGACTTAG GCCAGGCTGgctcctgcctgcctgttttCTCCGCCATGCCTTTCTCCTACTGCAACACAGGCGCCTGTCACTACTCCAGTCGCAACGACAAGTCCTACTGGCTCTCCACCACTGCCCCAGTACCCATGATGCCCTTATCGGGTCGGGAGATTAGCTCCCATATCAGCcgctgtgtggtgtgtgagatGTCGTCGCCTGCAGTGGCCGTTCACAGCCAGGACCACACAGCTCCTACCTGTCCGCCTGGCTGGAGGAGCCTCTGGACGGGCTACTCTTTCCTCCTG cACACAGGGGCAGGTGACGAGGGCGGTGGCCAGTCTCTGACCTCCTCTGGTAGCTGCCTCAAGGATTTCCGAGCCCATCCCTTCATAGAGTGCCAGGGTGCGCGGGGCACCTGTCACTACTTTGCCAACCTCTACAGCTTTTGGTTGACTGCTGTTAATCCAAGAGACCAGTTCGTCGTCCCGGAGCCTGGCACCATCAAAGCAGCTGAGAAACAGCGGCAgaaagccagtcagtgtcatgtCTGCACCAGAGAACGATAA